Proteins co-encoded in one Streptococcus parauberis NCFD 2020 genomic window:
- a CDS encoding DUF1033 family protein encodes MYEVIKMYGDWEPWWFIDGWRDDIIYQKEYEKWEDALADFQNQWNHLKETYPSIHSQKNLLATFWQESEKKWCEDCADDLQQYHSILLLKNNDIIPLEKNIASFEQRNDIPPVPFICKLRLKKS; translated from the coding sequence ATGTATGAAGTAATAAAAATGTATGGTGACTGGGAACCTTGGTGGTTCATTGACGGTTGGAGAGATGATATTATCTATCAAAAAGAATATGAAAAATGGGAAGATGCTTTAGCTGATTTTCAAAATCAGTGGAATCACTTAAAGGAAACTTACCCAAGTATTCATAGTCAGAAAAATTTACTAGCTACTTTTTGGCAAGAAAGTGAAAAGAAATGGTGTGAAGATTGTGCTGATGATTTACAACAATACCATTCTATTTTACTTTTAAAAAATAATGACATTATCCCACTTGAAAAAAATATTGCTTCCTTCGAACAGCGTAATGATATCCCACCAGTACCATTTATTTGTAAATTAAGACTAAAAAAAAGTTAA
- the rpoC gene encoding DNA-directed RNA polymerase subunit beta' encodes MVDVNRFKSMQITLASPSKVRSWSYGEVKKPETINYRTLKPEREGLFDEVIFGPTKDWECACGKYKRIRYKGIVCDRCGVEVTRAKVRRERMGHIELKAPVSHIWYFKGIPSRMGLTLDMSPRALEEIIYFAAYVVIDPMDTPLEPKSLLTEREYREKVQEYGYGSFIAKMGAEAIQDLLKRVDLPAEIAELKEELKSASGQKRIKAVRRLDVLDAFNKSGNKPEWMVLNILPVIPPDLRPMVQLDGGRFAASDLNDLYRRVINRNNRLARLLELNAPGIIVQNEKRMLQEAVDALIDNGRRGRPITGPGSRPLKSLSHMLKGKQGRFRQNLLGKRVDFSGRSVIAVGPTLKMYQCGVPREMAIELFKPFVMREIVVREFAGNVKAAKRMVERGDERIWDILEDVIKEHPVLLNRAPTLHRLGIQAFEPVLIDGKALRLHPLVCEAYNADFDGDQMAIHVPLSEEAQAEARLLMLAAEHILNPKDGKPVVTPSQDMVLGNYYLTMEDPGREGEGMIFKDLDEAVMAYQNGFAHLHSRVGIAVESMPNKPWKDSQRNKILVTTVGKILFNAIMPEDLPYLNEPNNVNLTEGTPDKYFLEPGKEIQELIDSLEINVPFKKKNLGNIIAETFKRFRTTETSAFLDRLKDLGYYHSTLAGLTVGIADIPVIDNKVEILEAAHHRVEEINKGFRRGLMTDEDRYVAVTTTWREAKEALEKRLIETQDPKNPIVMMMDSGARGNISNFSQLAGMRGLMAAPNGRIMELPILSNFREGLTVLEMFFSTHGARKGMTDTALKTADSGYLTRRLVDVAQDVIIREDDCGTDRGLLIKAITDGKEVTETLEERLQGRYTRKSVKHPETGEVLIGADQLISEDIARKIVEAGVEEVTIRSVFTCATRHGVCRHCYGINLATGDAVEVGEAVGTIAAQSIGEPGTQLTMRTFHTGGVASNTDITQGLPRIQEIFEARNPKGEAVITEVKGKVVDIEEDASTRTKKVFVEGKTGKGEYVVPFTARMKVEIGDEINRGASLTEGSIQPKRLLEVRDTLSVETYLLAEVQKVYRSQGVEIGDKHVEVMVRQMLRKVRVMDPGDTELLPGTLLDIADFTTANKDIVIAGGIPATSRPVLMGITKASLETNSFLSAASFQETTRVLTDAAIRGKKDHLLGLKENVIIGKIIPAGTGMARYRNIEPQAMNEVEIIEEPVSEEIVVTEN; translated from the coding sequence GTGGTTGACGTAAATCGTTTTAAAAGTATGCAAATCACATTAGCTTCACCAAGTAAAGTCCGTTCATGGTCTTACGGGGAAGTTAAGAAACCTGAAACAATCAACTACCGTACGTTAAAACCAGAACGTGAAGGTCTATTTGACGAAGTCATCTTTGGCCCAACAAAAGACTGGGAATGTGCGTGTGGTAAATACAAACGTATCCGTTATAAAGGAATCGTTTGTGACCGTTGTGGTGTAGAAGTAACTCGTGCCAAAGTTCGTCGTGAACGTATGGGACATATTGAGTTGAAAGCACCTGTATCTCATATTTGGTATTTCAAAGGAATTCCATCACGTATGGGACTAACATTGGATATGAGTCCTCGTGCCTTGGAAGAAATTATTTACTTCGCAGCATATGTTGTTATTGATCCAATGGACACACCTCTTGAACCTAAATCACTTTTAACAGAACGTGAATATCGTGAAAAAGTTCAAGAATATGGTTATGGATCATTCATCGCAAAAATGGGTGCCGAAGCTATTCAAGATCTCTTGAAACGTGTTGATTTACCAGCAGAAATTGCTGAGTTAAAAGAAGAACTTAAATCAGCATCTGGTCAAAAACGGATTAAAGCTGTTCGTCGTTTAGATGTTCTTGATGCCTTTAACAAATCTGGTAATAAACCTGAGTGGATGGTTCTTAACATCTTACCAGTTATCCCACCAGATTTGCGTCCGATGGTTCAATTAGATGGTGGCCGTTTTGCTGCGTCTGACTTGAATGACTTGTATCGTCGTGTTATCAACCGTAACAACCGTCTTGCTCGTTTATTAGAACTAAATGCCCCAGGTATTATCGTTCAAAATGAAAAACGTATGTTACAAGAAGCAGTTGATGCTTTGATTGATAATGGTCGTCGTGGTCGTCCAATTACAGGACCAGGAAGTCGTCCATTGAAATCTTTAAGTCATATGCTTAAAGGTAAACAAGGTCGTTTCCGTCAAAACTTGCTTGGTAAACGTGTTGACTTCTCAGGACGTTCAGTTATCGCAGTTGGTCCAACTCTTAAAATGTACCAATGTGGTGTACCACGTGAAATGGCAATCGAACTCTTCAAACCATTTGTTATGCGTGAAATTGTTGTTCGCGAATTCGCAGGTAACGTAAAAGCTGCTAAACGTATGGTTGAACGTGGAGATGAACGCATTTGGGATATTCTTGAAGATGTTATTAAAGAACACCCAGTTCTACTTAACCGCGCACCGACTCTTCACAGACTTGGTATTCAAGCATTTGAACCAGTTCTGATTGATGGTAAGGCACTTCGTCTTCACCCACTTGTGTGTGAAGCCTACAATGCCGATTTCGATGGTGACCAAATGGCCATCCACGTACCACTTTCAGAAGAAGCGCAAGCTGAGGCTCGTCTATTGATGCTTGCAGCGGAGCATATTCTTAACCCTAAAGATGGTAAACCAGTTGTTACACCTTCACAGGATATGGTTTTAGGTAATTATTACCTTACTATGGAAGATCCAGGTCGCGAAGGCGAAGGAATGATCTTCAAGGACTTAGATGAAGCTGTTATGGCTTATCAAAATGGCTTTGCCCATTTACATAGTCGTGTAGGTATTGCAGTTGAAAGTATGCCTAACAAACCTTGGAAAGATAGTCAAAGAAATAAAATTTTAGTAACAACAGTTGGTAAAATCTTGTTCAATGCTATCATGCCTGAAGACCTTCCTTATTTAAATGAACCAAACAATGTGAATTTAACTGAAGGTACTCCAGACAAATACTTCCTTGAACCTGGTAAAGAAATTCAAGAATTAATTGATTCATTAGAAATCAATGTACCATTCAAGAAGAAAAACCTAGGAAACATTATCGCTGAAACCTTTAAACGTTTCCGTACAACAGAAACTTCAGCATTCCTTGACCGTCTTAAAGATTTAGGTTACTATCATTCAACACTCGCTGGTTTGACAGTGGGTATTGCCGATATCCCTGTAATTGATAATAAAGTTGAGATTCTTGAAGCTGCTCACCATCGCGTTGAAGAAATCAACAAAGGTTTCCGTCGTGGTTTGATGACTGATGAAGATCGTTATGTTGCCGTTACAACAACATGGCGTGAAGCAAAAGAGGCTCTTGAAAAACGCTTAATTGAAACTCAAGATCCTAAGAACCCTATCGTTATGATGATGGACTCAGGAGCCCGTGGTAATATCTCAAACTTCTCACAGCTTGCTGGTATGCGTGGTTTGATGGCTGCTCCGAATGGTCGCATTATGGAACTTCCTATCCTCTCAAACTTCCGTGAAGGTTTGACCGTTTTGGAAATGTTCTTCTCAACTCACGGTGCTCGTAAGGGGATGACCGATACAGCCCTTAAAACAGCCGATTCGGGTTACCTTACTCGTCGTTTGGTGGACGTGGCTCAGGATGTTATTATCCGTGAAGATGATTGTGGAACAGACCGTGGTCTACTTATCAAAGCTATTACAGATGGTAAAGAAGTTACAGAAACTCTTGAAGAACGTTTACAAGGTCGTTATACTCGTAAATCAGTAAAACATCCTGAAACTGGCGAAGTACTTATCGGAGCTGATCAATTAATTTCTGAAGACATCGCACGCAAAATTGTTGAAGCTGGTGTTGAAGAAGTTACAATCCGTTCAGTATTTACATGTGCAACACGTCATGGTGTATGTCGTCACTGTTATGGTATTAACCTTGCAACTGGTGATGCGGTTGAAGTTGGTGAAGCAGTTGGTACAATTGCTGCCCAATCAATCGGTGAACCTGGTACACAGCTTACAATGCGTACCTTCCATACGGGTGGTGTTGCGTCAAATACCGATATTACTCAAGGTCTTCCTCGTATCCAAGAAATCTTTGAAGCACGTAACCCTAAAGGGGAAGCTGTTATCACAGAAGTTAAAGGTAAAGTGGTTGATATTGAAGAAGATGCTTCTACACGTACTAAGAAAGTATTTGTTGAAGGCAAAACGGGTAAAGGTGAATATGTTGTACCATTTACAGCTCGTATGAAAGTTGAAATTGGTGATGAGATTAATCGTGGAGCTTCACTAACTGAAGGTTCTATTCAACCTAAACGTTTGTTAGAAGTTCGTGATACACTGTCAGTTGAAACATATCTATTGGCTGAAGTACAAAAAGTATATCGTAGCCAAGGGGTTGAAATCGGAGATAAACACGTTGAAGTAATGGTTCGCCAAATGCTTCGTAAAGTTCGTGTTATGGATCCAGGTGATACTGAATTGTTACCAGGAACACTACTGGATATTGCTGACTTCACTACTGCTAACAAAGATATTGTTATCGCTGGTGGAATCCCTGCAACTTCTCGTCCAGTTCTTATGGGTATTACTAAAGCCTCACTTGAAACTAACTCATTCTTATCTGCTGCTTCATTCCAAGAGACAACACGTGTTCTTACAGATGCTGCAATTCGTGGTAAGAAAGACCATCTACTTGGTCTTAAAGAAAATGTTATTATTGGTAAAATCATTCCAGCTGGTACTGGTATGGCTCGTTATCGTAACATTGAACCACAAGCAATGAATGAAGTTGAAATTATTGAAGAACCTGTTTCAGAAGAAATTGTGGTTACTGAAAACTAA
- the rpoB gene encoding DNA-directed RNA polymerase subunit beta, producing the protein MAGHEVRYGKHRTRRSFSRIKEVLDLPNLIEIQTDSFQEFLDAGLKEVFEDVLPISNFTDTMELEFVGYEFKEPKYTLEEARIHDASYSAPIFVTFRLVNKETGEIKTQEVFFGDFPIMTEMGTFIINGGERIIVSQLVRSPGVYFNDKVDKNGKIGYGSTVIPNRGAWLELETDAKDIAYTRIDRTRKIPFTTLVRALGFSGDDEIVDIFGESDLVRNTIEKDIHKNPSDSRTDEALKEIYERLRPGEPKTADSSRSLLIARFFDARRYDLAAVGRYKVNKKLNIKTRLLNQTIAENLIDAETGEILVESGTVMTREVIESIEEHIDGDLNKFAYTPNDYAVVTEPVILQKFKVVSPIDPDRVVTLIGNAAPDDKVRALTPADILAEMSYFLNLSEGIGKVDDIDHLGNRRIRAVGELLANQFRIGLARMERNVRERMSVQDNDVLTPQQIINIRPVTAAVKEFFGSSQLSQFMDQHNPLSELSHKRRLSALGPGGLTRDRAGYEVRDVHYTHYGRMCPIETPEGPNIGLINNLSSFGHLNKYGFIQTPYRKVDRSTGIVTSEIVWLTADEEDEFTVAQANSKLNEDGTFAEEIVMGRHQGNNQEFSASIVDFVDVSPKQVVAVATACIPFLENDDSNRALMGANMQRQAVPLINPKSPFVGTGMEYQAAHDSGAAVIAQYSGKVVFSDAEKVEVRREDGSLDVYHITKFRRSNSGTAYNQRTLVKAGDIIEKGDFIADGPSMENGEMALGQNPVVAYMTWEGYNFEDAVIMSERLVKEDVYTSVHLEEFESETRDTKLGPEEITREVPNVGEEALRDLDEMGIIRIGAEVKEGDILVGKVTPKGEKDLSAEERLLHAIFGDKSREVRDTSLRVPHGGDGIVRDVKIFTRANGDELQSGVNMLVRVYIAQKRKIKVGDKMAGRHGNKGVVSRIVPVEDMPYLPDGTPVDIMLNPLGVPSRMNIGQVMELHLGMAARNLGIHIATPVFDGATADDLWETVIEAGMDSDAKTVLYDGRTGEPFDNRVSVGVMYMIKLHHMVDDKLHARSVGPYSLVTQQPLGGKAQFGGQRFGEMEVWALEAYGASNVLQEILTYKSDDVTGRLKAYEAITKGKPIPKPGVPESFRVLVKELQSLGLDMRVLDEDDNEVELRDLDEGEDDDVMHVDDLEKAREKQVQETPVPETTEVAETTED; encoded by the coding sequence TTGGCAGGACATGAAGTTCGATACGGAAAACACCGTACACGTCGTAGCTTTTCAAGAATCAAAGAAGTTCTTGATTTACCAAACTTAATTGAAATTCAAACTGACTCATTCCAAGAGTTTCTTGATGCAGGATTAAAAGAAGTTTTTGAAGATGTATTACCAATTTCAAACTTTACTGACACAATGGAACTTGAATTTGTAGGTTATGAATTTAAAGAACCAAAGTATACTTTAGAAGAAGCTCGTATCCATGATGCAAGTTATTCTGCACCAATCTTTGTTACTTTCCGTTTAGTTAACAAAGAAACTGGTGAAATTAAAACTCAGGAAGTTTTCTTTGGCGATTTCCCAATCATGACTGAAATGGGAACATTCATCATCAATGGTGGTGAACGTATTATCGTATCTCAATTAGTTCGTTCGCCTGGTGTTTACTTTAATGATAAAGTGGACAAAAATGGCAAAATTGGTTATGGTTCAACTGTAATCCCTAACCGTGGTGCATGGTTAGAATTGGAAACTGATGCTAAGGATATTGCTTATACGCGTATCGACCGTACTCGTAAAATTCCATTTACAACACTTGTTCGTGCTTTAGGATTCTCAGGTGACGATGAAATTGTTGATATCTTTGGTGAAAGTGATTTAGTTCGTAATACAATTGAAAAGGATATTCACAAAAACCCAAGTGATTCACGTACTGACGAAGCCCTTAAAGAAATTTATGAGCGCTTAAGACCGGGTGAACCTAAAACTGCTGATAGTTCACGTAGTTTATTGATTGCTCGTTTCTTCGATGCTCGTCGTTATGATTTAGCAGCTGTTGGACGTTACAAAGTCAATAAAAAATTGAACATCAAAACACGTTTGTTGAATCAGACAATTGCTGAAAACTTGATTGATGCTGAAACAGGTGAAATTCTTGTTGAGTCTGGTACAGTAATGACTCGTGAAGTGATTGAATCAATTGAAGAACATATTGATGGAGATTTGAACAAATTTGCATATACACCAAATGATTATGCAGTTGTCACTGAACCCGTAATTCTTCAAAAATTCAAAGTGGTTTCACCAATTGATCCGGATCGTGTTGTTACCTTGATTGGTAATGCCGCTCCTGATGATAAAGTTCGTGCATTGACACCTGCTGATATTCTTGCAGAAATGTCTTATTTCTTAAACCTTTCTGAAGGTATTGGTAAAGTAGATGACATCGACCACCTTGGTAACCGTCGTATTCGTGCCGTTGGTGAATTACTTGCTAACCAATTCCGTATTGGTCTTGCACGTATGGAACGTAACGTTCGCGAACGTATGTCTGTTCAAGATAACGATGTTTTAACACCACAACAAATTATTAATATTCGTCCTGTAACTGCTGCGGTTAAAGAATTCTTTGGTTCTTCTCAGTTGTCACAGTTTATGGACCAACATAATCCATTGTCTGAGCTTTCTCATAAACGTCGTTTATCAGCCTTAGGCCCTGGTGGATTGACTCGTGACCGTGCAGGGTATGAAGTACGTGACGTACATTACACTCACTATGGTCGTATGTGTCCAATTGAAACTCCTGAAGGACCAAATATCGGTTTGATTAATAACTTGTCATCATTTGGTCACTTGAACAAGTATGGCTTTATTCAAACGCCTTATCGTAAGGTTGATCGTTCTACTGGTATCGTTACTAGCGAAATCGTCTGGTTAACAGCTGATGAGGAAGATGAGTTCACAGTTGCACAGGCAAATTCAAAACTAAATGAAGATGGCACATTTGCGGAAGAAATTGTAATGGGTCGTCACCAAGGTAATAACCAAGAGTTCTCTGCAAGTATTGTTGACTTTGTTGACGTTTCTCCTAAACAGGTAGTTGCTGTTGCGACAGCATGTATTCCTTTCTTGGAAAACGATGACTCAAACCGTGCCCTTATGGGTGCCAACATGCAACGTCAGGCTGTTCCATTGATTAATCCAAAATCACCATTTGTTGGTACTGGTATGGAATATCAAGCAGCTCATGACTCAGGAGCTGCCGTTATTGCTCAATACAGTGGTAAAGTTGTTTTCTCAGATGCTGAGAAAGTAGAAGTTCGTCGTGAAGATGGCTCTCTAGATGTTTACCATATTACAAAATTCCGTCGTTCAAACTCTGGTACAGCCTATAACCAACGCACACTTGTTAAAGCTGGCGATATCATTGAAAAAGGTGACTTCATTGCTGATGGACCTTCAATGGAAAATGGAGAAATGGCACTTGGACAAAACCCAGTCGTAGCCTATATGACTTGGGAAGGTTATAACTTCGAGGATGCTGTCATCATGAGTGAACGTCTTGTCAAAGAAGATGTTTATACATCAGTTCACTTAGAAGAATTTGAATCAGAAACTAGAGATACAAAGCTCGGCCCTGAAGAAATTACACGTGAAGTACCAAACGTTGGTGAAGAAGCTCTTAGAGATCTTGACGAAATGGGGATTATCCGTATTGGTGCTGAAGTTAAAGAAGGCGATATTCTTGTAGGTAAAGTTACACCTAAAGGTGAAAAAGACTTGTCTGCTGAAGAACGTCTATTGCATGCAATCTTTGGTGATAAATCTCGTGAAGTTCGTGATACATCACTTCGTGTTCCTCACGGTGGAGATGGTATCGTTCGTGATGTTAAAATCTTTACACGTGCTAACGGAGATGAATTACAATCAGGCGTAAACATGTTAGTTCGTGTTTACATTGCCCAAAAACGTAAAATCAAAGTTGGAGATAAAATGGCTGGTCGTCACGGAAACAAAGGGGTTGTTTCTCGTATCGTTCCTGTGGAAGACATGCCTTATTTACCAGACGGAACACCAGTTGATATCATGTTGAACCCTCTTGGGGTACCTTCACGTATGAACATTGGACAAGTTATGGAACTCCACCTTGGTATGGCTGCTCGTAATTTAGGAATTCACATTGCAACACCAGTCTTTGACGGTGCTACTGCCGATGACCTTTGGGAAACAGTTATAGAAGCTGGCATGGATTCAGATGCTAAAACAGTTCTTTATGATGGCCGTACAGGTGAACCATTTGATAACCGCGTTTCTGTTGGTGTCATGTATATGATTAAACTTCACCACATGGTTGATGATAAACTTCATGCGCGTTCTGTTGGGCCATACTCACTCGTTACACAACAGCCTCTTGGTGGTAAAGCACAATTTGGTGGACAACGTTTTGGTGAGATGGAAGTTTGGGCCCTTGAAGCCTATGGAGCTTCAAATGTTCTTCAAGAAATCTTGACTTACAAGTCAGATGATGTAACTGGACGTTTGAAAGCTTATGAAGCTATTACAAAAGGTAAACCAATTCCAAAACCAGGTGTTCCAGAATCATTCCGCGTGCTTGTAAAAGAATTACAATCTCTAGGTCTTGATATGCGTGTCCTTGATGAAGATGATAACGAAGTTGAACTTCGTGATCTTGACGAAGGTGAAGATGATGACGTGATGCACGTTGATGATCTTGAAAAAGCACGTGAAAAACAAGTTCAAGAAACTCCAGTTCCAGAAACAACTGAAGTAGCTGAAACAACTGAAGACTAA